Proteins found in one Magnolia sinica isolate HGM2019 chromosome 5, MsV1, whole genome shotgun sequence genomic segment:
- the LOC131247000 gene encoding putative F-box protein PP2-B12 — MDGADFSSLDEGCITHILSLTSPLDVCRTSSVSSAFQSAAESDSIWERFLPSDYSDILSRSVSPLHFSSKKDLYFRLCQPLLIDDGKKSFWLEKSSGKKCYMVSARDLSISWGDDGRYWRWLTASTRSHLQTYLGLNLRLIYLPNHASVFSEVAELISVWWFDLRGTIDMAHLSPDTNYTVRFIVRHTSDHAGWQNMPVKLSLHVKSNPYMHIRDVLMSPDQAESVLQPSAENNGWMEVEVGEFLCDRDGGEVEFRMYELYSYKEGILVMGVEIRPSKMHCVERIQGILGSEQIAAV; from the exons atggacggtgcagatttcagCAGCCTGGATGAAGGCTGTATTACTCATATTCTCTCCCTCACTTCTCCTCTAGATGTTTGTAGAACGTCTTCGGTCTCTTCTGCCTTCCAATCAGCAGCGGAATCAGACTCTATCTGGGAGAGATTTCTGCCGTCTGATTACTCGGATATACTGTCCAGATCGGTGTCTCCCTTGCACTTCTCATCCAAGAAAGATCTCTATTTCCGTCTCTGCCAACCGCTTCTGATCGATGATGGCAAAAAG AGTTTTTGGTTGGAAAAATCAAGTGGTAAGAAATGTTATATGGTGTCTGCTAGAGATCTATCGATATCGTGGGGAGATGATGGTCGGTATTGGCGATGGCTCACTGCTTCTACAAGGTCTCACCTTCAAACCTATCTTGGGCTTAATCTTAGG CTAATTTACTTGCCTAATCATGCCAGTGTCTTCTCAGAAGTAGCTGAGTTGATCTCGGTCTGGTGGTTTGATCTCCGTGGCACCATTGACATGGCCCATCTCTCACCAGACACCAATTACACTGTTAGATTCATCGTAAGACACACGTCTGACCACGCTGGATGGCAAAACATGCCAGTCAAGCTATCTTTGCATGTGAAGAGCAATCCATACATGCACATACGCGATGTATTGATGTCGCCCGATCAGGCGGAGAGTGTCCTGCAACCAAGTGCAGAgaacaatggatggatggaggtGGAAGTGGGAGAATTCTTGTGTGATAGAGATGGAGGAGAAGTTGAATTTaggatgtatgagttgtatagtTATAAGGAAGGGATTCTTGTTATGGGAGTTGAAATAAGGCCATCCAAGATGCATTGTGTGGAAAGGATACAAGGCATTTTGGGAAGCGAACAAATTGCTGCAGTGTAG